From a region of the Pseudonocardia sp. T1-2H genome:
- a CDS encoding nucleotidyl transferase AbiEii/AbiGii toxin family protein, whose amino-acid sequence MWAAVQSRSRNTAKLTGATTNNVARQFVYDRFLARLFTHVPDGTWVLKGGTALLARVRSARHSRDIDLFRSAGTLDTALDELRSAARLDLHDHLRFVLQVTARLGVFGRRPWRPLLGLAHPGAIPPGPDSPPSIARSVGRGVSTPRAARSSST is encoded by the coding sequence ATGTGGGCTGCGGTGCAGTCCCGCAGCAGGAACACGGCGAAGCTCACCGGGGCGACCACCAACAACGTGGCGCGCCAGTTCGTCTACGACCGGTTCCTGGCCCGTCTGTTCACCCACGTCCCGGACGGGACTTGGGTCCTCAAAGGCGGCACCGCGCTGCTGGCGCGGGTCCGGTCTGCGCGGCACAGCCGCGATATCGACCTGTTCCGCAGCGCCGGCACCCTCGACACCGCCCTCGACGAGCTACGCAGCGCTGCTCGCCTGGATCTTCACGACCACCTCCGGTTCGTCCTGCAGGTCACGGCGCGCCTTGGCGTCTTCGGCCGCCGCCCGTGGCGACCGCTCCTCGGGCTCGCTCATCCGGGCGCCATCCCACCCGGGCCCGACAGCCCGCCGTCGATCGCCCGCAGCGTCGGCCGCGGTGTCTCGACGCCGAGAGCGGCACGGTCAAGCTCGACCTGA